The nucleotide sequence CCTCTCTGCCACACTCGCTCTCTCAGAAGCTATGGATCTCTCCTCCGTTCTCTACCTCGCCCTCCCCCTCTCCGTTCTCGCCCTCACCATCCTCTACTTGTCCCATCGCCGCCCTGGCCCGGCGAAGCAACCAAATTCCGCAGCCCGGGCCGGCTCCTTCTACGAGCTCATGAAGAACAGCCACCGCATCCTGGACTGGACGGCCGAGCTCCTCGCGGCGAGCCCCACCGGCACGGTCACCACCTTCATGGGCGTCGTCACCTCCAACCCCTCCAACGTCGAACACATCCTCAAGAACCGCTTCGACAACTACCCCAAGGGCGACCgctccaccaccatcctcgccGACTTCCTTGGCCGCGGCATCTTCAATTCCGACGGCGACCACTGGAAGCTCCAGCGCAAGACCGCCAGCCTCGAGTTCAACACCAAGACCATCCGGACGTTCGTCCTCCACAACATCCGCCGCGAGGTCGCCGGTTGCCTCCTCCCCatcctcgccgccgccgccgccgccggagaGGTGCTCGACCTCCAGGACCTTCTCGAACGTCTCGCGTTCGATAACGTGTGCAAGGTTGCCTTCAACGAGGACCCCGGCCGGCTCGCCGGCGACACCGACCAGGGCCGAGAGTTCGCCAACGCCTTCGAGGAGGCCACCAACCTCGTCGTCCAGCGCTACCGCCACCCTTTCCTTTTCTCCTGGAAGCTCCAGCGGTTTTTGGGGATCGGCTCCGAGAAGCTCCTCAAAGAGAAGATCGCTACGGTCCACCGGTTCGCCATGCGGGTGGTCAGGGCCAAGAAGCGAGCTGAGGCCAGAGGGCTCGGCGACGACCTCCTCTCCCGGTTCATAGCCGAAGCGGACTACTCCGACGAGTTCCTGAGGGACATCATCATCAGCTTCGTTCTGGCCGGGAGGGACACCACGTCGGCCACCCTCACCTGGTTCTTCTGGCTCATCTCGACCCGGCCGGACGTAAAGAACCGGATCATGGACGAGATCCGGTCGGTGCGGTCCAAAAAACAGAAGCCGGCCGAGGCAACGTTCACGTTGGATGAGGTGAGGAACATGGACTACCTGCACGCAGCATTGTCGGAGACGCTGAGGCTGTACCCGCCGGTGCCGCTGCAGACGAGGGAATGCGCGGCGGACGACGTGCTTCCGGACGGCACGAAGGTGTCCAAGGGGCGGCCGGTGATGTACAGCTCGTTTGCGATGGGGAGGACGGAGAGAATATGGGGGAAAGACTGTCGGGAATTTAAGCCGGAGAGATGGCTGGAGAATGGGGTGTTCCAGCCCAAGAACCCATTCCGCTTCCCGGTGTTCCACGCCGGGCCAAGGATGTGTCTAGGGAAGGACATGGCGTACATCCAGATGAAGGCGGTGGCGGCGACCGTGATGGAGAGGTTCGAGGTGGAGGTGGTGgacagggagaaggagagggagccgGACTTTACCATGATACTGAGGGTAAAGGGCGGGCTGCCGGTC is from Phoenix dactylifera cultivar Barhee BC4 chromosome 6, palm_55x_up_171113_PBpolish2nd_filt_p, whole genome shotgun sequence and encodes:
- the LOC103707600 gene encoding cytochrome P450 94A1-like, producing the protein MDLSSVLYLALPLSVLALTILYLSHRRPGPAKQPNSAARAGSFYELMKNSHRILDWTAELLAASPTGTVTTFMGVVTSNPSNVEHILKNRFDNYPKGDRSTTILADFLGRGIFNSDGDHWKLQRKTASLEFNTKTIRTFVLHNIRREVAGCLLPILAAAAAAGEVLDLQDLLERLAFDNVCKVAFNEDPGRLAGDTDQGREFANAFEEATNLVVQRYRHPFLFSWKLQRFLGIGSEKLLKEKIATVHRFAMRVVRAKKRAEARGLGDDLLSRFIAEADYSDEFLRDIIISFVLAGRDTTSATLTWFFWLISTRPDVKNRIMDEIRSVRSKKQKPAEATFTLDEVRNMDYLHAALSETLRLYPPVPLQTRECAADDVLPDGTKVSKGRPVMYSSFAMGRTERIWGKDCREFKPERWLENGVFQPKNPFRFPVFHAGPRMCLGKDMAYIQMKAVAATVMERFEVEVVDREKEREPDFTMILRVKGGLPVRVRERPAEGVLAA